CAGAATACAATATATAGGAACTGGATGGACCCTTGGTTCTAATTCTAATTGATATAATGGAACAGCTTCTTATCTTCCATCTGAAGCAACCGTTGAACAAGTTAATAATGCTAAGGTTAAGTTTGAATTTTATGGCAGTAAAGTTAGATTTATAGTAACTGTAAAATAAGAAAGTGTATATAAAAAAAGCAAAAACTATAGTAAAATATAGTTTCTGCCTTCATTTGCAGGATTCCTGAACCCCCGGGCTCCAGGGGAGATAATCTTCAAGGAATTCCGGATATTGTCCGAATATTACACCCGGCAGCTCACTGAAAATATAATGAAGATATTTATACGGATTTAAGCCATTAGCTTTAGCACTTTCAACTATACTGTAAACAGCAGCACTTGCTGCGGCTCCATTTGGACTTCC
The Oxobacter pfennigii genome window above contains:
- a CDS encoding IS66 family transposase → DLNKGKIMPKSKLNEAFYYALTHKEGFMNYLLDGNCSISNNLAENSIRPFTVGRKNWLFSGSPNGAAASAAVYSIVESAKANGLNPYKYLHYIFSELPGVIFGQYPEFLEDYLPWSPGVQESCK